A part of Aegilops tauschii subsp. strangulata cultivar AL8/78 chromosome 2, Aet v6.0, whole genome shotgun sequence genomic DNA contains:
- the LOC109741245 gene encoding uncharacterized protein has protein sequence MADESATQSQAQGCGSYPFSFPSQPPDIRNWFSSYQYESPEVPELAIDPPAVDNGSETQDPLEFPVAGHSFLKDAPGNGGTDLKRDCFGSQAEHAEASAKRDFLPSGGSTVEQGTKRKQSLRGLFGFLDHEEGTQTENRVAWPVQRSTVDPPWNRNWVGLQNRKRSHEGMVEYSELPTDSESTCIAETQAESRVALPVLKSAVDRLWDCNWIGLRNRKRIHEGVVEHSELPTDSESTCIAETQTDSRVVLPALRGAVDPLWDCNWIGLRNGKRSHEGVAQHSELPMDSEGTCVPETQLNPPGGQETKHSKRSVNCGGTSLAADTEEGLPEDGTESNLPVNFDSKGLADAGKTEQSLRGLFEAGFLGNRDEATQTESPVVLPVLRRAVDPRWDCNWIGLRNRKRSHEGAVEHSELLTDSEGTCIAETQVNPPGGQQNHIKQLVHCGGTSKAADTEEGFLEDRTEHSNLPINFPSKGLAGSEKTKRSLRKLFGAGFLDDGDEANESETWVVSAVQRNAVQPLSNCNAAGLPHIEHIHEGAVGYSELPADHDVISIAETRENPPVGQVIEHNRLPVNCGSMSLSADTEEGFLEDGIEHSKVPVNSHNKVLSDIEKTGIEHLVLPVNPNGIGSAVTEESFPGDEIRRSKPKLEHKKTEGTAAADGFVAIRTKVKPAEDRRKNKMPKLSTRRENTTLQENRYILGTGSTRSPLSDRTNISEVAGAPAQEISGKWKCPRKGKPYVGPPMKQLRLEQWVRRV, from the exons ATGGCCGACGAATCCGCCACGCAAAGCCAG GCCCAAGGGTGCGGCTCGTACCCCTTCTCGTTCCCTTCCC AGCCGCCGGACATCAGGAACTGGTTCTCAAGTTACCAGTACGAGTCCCCGGAGGTGCCGGAGCTGGCTATTGACCCTCCTGCTGTCGACAACGGCAGCGAGACCCAAGACCCGTTGGAG TTCCCGGTGGCTGGGCATTCATTTCTGAAAGACGCCCCTGGGAATGGCGGCACTGATTTGAAGAGGGACTGTTTTGGGAGCCAAGCTGAGCATGCTGAGGCTTCTGCTAAGAGAGATTTCCTTCCGAGTGGTGGGAGCACTGTTGAACAGGGCACGAAAAGGAAGCAAAGCCTGCGGGGGCTGTTTGGTTTTCTGGACCATGAAGAGGGTACTCAAACTGAAAATCGGGTGGCGTGGCCTGTGCAGAGAAGTACGGTGGATCCTCCGTGGAACCGCAACTGGGTAGGCTTACAGAATAGAAAGCGCAGCCATGAAGGCATGGTTGAATACAGCGAGCTGCCGACAGATAGTGAGAGCACATGTATAGCTGAGACTCAAGCTGAAAGTCGGGTGGCGTTGCCTGTGCTGAAAAGTGCAGTGGATCGTCTGTGGGACTGCAACTGGATAGGCTTGCGGAATAGAAAGCGCATCCATGAAGGCGTAGTTGAACACAGCGAGCTGCCGACAGATAGTGAGAGCACCTGTATAGCTGAAACTCAGACTGATAGTCGAGTGGTGTTGCCTGCGCTGAGAGGTGCAGTGGATCCTCTGTGGGACTGCAACTGGATAGGCTTAAGGAATGGCAAGCGCAGCCATGAAGGCGTAGCTCAACATAGTGAGCTGCCGATGGATAGTGAGGGCACTTGTGTACCTGAAACTCAGTTAAACCCCCCGGGAGGTCAGGAGACCAAACACAGTAAACGTTCGGTTAATTGTGGTGGTACTAGTTTAGCAGCAGATACTGAAGAAGGTTTACCAGAAGATGGCACTGAAAGCAACCTGCCAGTTAATTTTGACAGTAAAGGCCTAGCAGATGCGGGGAAAACTGAGCAAAGTCTGCGAGGGTTGTTTGAAGCAGGTTTTCTTGGCAACCGCGATGAAGCTACTCAAACTGAAAGTCCGGTGGTGTTGCCTGTGCTGAGACGTGCAGTGGATCCTCGTTGGGACTGCAATTGGATAGGCTTACGGAATAGAAAGCGCAGCCATGAAGGTGCAGTTGAACACAGCGAGCTGCTGACGGATAGTGAGGGCACTTGTATAGCTGAAACTCAAGTAAACCCCCCAGGAGGTCAGCAGAACCACATCAAACAGCTAGTTCATTGTGGTGGTACTAGTAAAGCAGCAGATACTGAAGAAGGTTTCCTAGAAGATCGCACTGAACATAGCAACCTGCCAATTAATTTTCCTAGTAAAGGCCTAGCGGGTAGTGAGAAGACTAAGCGAAGTCTGCGAAAATTGTTTGGAGCAGGTTTTCTTGACGATGGGGATGAAGCTAATGAATCTGAAACTTGGGTGGTGTCGGCTGTACAGAGAAATGCAGTGCAGCCTCTGTCAAATTGCAATGCTGCAGGCTTGCCTCATAtcgaacatatccatgaaggcgCAGTAGGATACAGTGAGCTACCGGCAGATCACGATGTCATCAGTATAGCTGAAACTCGAGAAAATCCACCAGTGGGTCAGGTGATTGAACACAACAGACTGCCTGTTAACTGTGGTAGTATGAGTTTATCAGCAGATACCGAAGAAGGTTTCCTAGAAGATGGCATTGAACACAGCAAAGTGCCAGTCAATTCTCATAATAAAGTCCTATCTGACATTGAGAAAACTGGCATCGAACACCTCGTACTGCCTGTTAATCCTAATGGAATTGGTTCAGCTGTCACAGAAGAAAGCTTTCCTGGAGATGAAATTAGACGAAGCAAGCCTAAACTGGAGCATAAGAAAACAGAAGGAACAGCTGCGGCCGATGGTTTTGTTGCCATCAGGACAAAGGTGAAGCCAGCTGAGGATCGCAGGAAAAACAAAATGCCTAAGCTCTCAACACGAAGAGAGAACACAACATTGCAAGAGAACCGCTACATTTTGGGGACAGGTAGCACTAGAAGCCCCTTGTCAGATAGGACCAATATCTCAGAAGTTGCAGGAGCTCCAGCACAGGAGATCAGCGGCAAATGGAAGTGCCCTCGCAAAGGCAAGCCCTACGTTGGCCCTCCGATGAAACAGCTGCGGTTGGAACAATGGGTGCGCCGAGTTTAA
- the LOC109741248 gene encoding F-box/kelch-repeat protein At2g43270-like, producing the protein MDLKTREKRETKAARCPPELMEELVLEIFLRLPVKSLLRFKSLSKAWCTTISDPMFIRSHLERQKPSWLIIPHALDSTIEGEEWTTTFSTQIRFYQWQLGLGVSDTRLMHTTDFPGEFSSISHIAHCHGLVLFPTNTKLYIFNPATRDTMTLPKSNRTKTQYKHMFLPTGFGLDHHTDKYKVVRAFVRSKDPLTEVYRMGMEVFTVGDGEACTSWRETTTDLPYPVVEWITGKFVNGGLFWVIDRFHLEHDRNGFVRFSLEDETSRVIRLPDTLSLDRARDESFLLDVIQQGELCLTGGAIMLQSGPNFYRYELQTASNPLTKVFALEGLRYKRRREHATKKNIFFFNVTPYMESLVRIAS; encoded by the exons ATGGACTTGAAGACTCGTGAGAAGAGGGAGACGAAGGCGGCAAGATGTCCCCCCGAGTTGATGGAAGAGCTTGTTCTCGAGATATTTCTTCGGCTGCCAGTGAAGTCCCTCCTGCGGTTCAAGTCTCTCAGTAAGGCCTGGTGCACAACCATCTCCGACCCCATGTTTATCCGGAGTCATCTTGAGCGCCAGAAACCATCATGGCTCATCATTCCCCACGCCTTGGACAGTACTATCGAAGGTGAGGAGTGGACAACCACCTTCTCAACCCAAATCCGCTTCTACCAGTGGCAGCTAGGGCTAGGTGTCTCTGATACAAGGTTGATGCACACAACTGACTTCCCTGGAGAATTTAGCTCAATCTCTCACATTGCCCACTGCCACGGTCTGGTGCTCTTCCCTACCAACACCAAACTCTACATCTTCAATCCGGCCACCAGGGACACAATGACGTTGCCTAAAAGTAACCGCACCAAAACGCagtacaagcatatgttcctcccgaCGGGGTTTGGTTTGGACCATCACACTGACAAGTACAAGGTAGTCCGGGCATTCGTCCGCTCCAAAGATCCTCTCACTGAAGTTTACCGCATGGGGATGGAAGTGTTCACTGTTGGTGATGGTGAGGCATGTACTTCTTGGAGGGAAACCACGACTGATTTGCCTTACCCTGTGGTCGAGTGGATAACCGGGAAATTCGTAAACGGTGGATTGTTTTGGGTCATCGACAGGTTCCATCTTGAGCATGATCGAAACGGCTTCGTCCGCTTCAGCCTGGAAGATGAGACGTCCCGCGTCATTCGTCTaccggataccttgtcattgGATCGTGCACGCGATGAATCCTTTCTGTTGGACGTGATTCAGCAGGGCGAGCTGTGCCTGACAG GAGGCGCAATCATGCTACAGTCTGGTCCCAATTTCTACCGCTACGAGCTGCAGACAGCTTCTAACCCGCTGACCAAAGTGTTTGCGTTGGAAGGGCTAAGATACAAGCGTCGGAGGGAACACGCTACTAAGAAGAATATCTTCTTCTTCAACGTAACTCCCTACATGGAAAGTCTTGTTCGTATTGCGTCTTAG